A genomic region of Rhipicephalus sanguineus isolate Rsan-2018 chromosome 1, BIME_Rsan_1.4, whole genome shotgun sequence contains the following coding sequences:
- the LOC119390658 gene encoding E3 SUMO-protein ligase ZBED1-like has product MVPIGVTRPSSRKTLLAKDLVILIARDLLPFNLVNGEGLQDFFMKYGVIKELQQLPDRTTLSRSALDDVYRAMHGQVKKTVAQGPRFCAVTYDLWTDSYRRRAYITFTCHHVDENFELVSLTLSTRHMTERHTGAAIMNEFQRCIEEFGMEEKQVCAVTDAGSNMRRAASLARTEHHLCV; this is encoded by the exons ATGGTTCCTATAGGCGTAACACGACCGTCGTCAAGAAAGACCTTGCTCGCCAAAGACCTGGTCATTTTGATCGCCAGAGACCTGCTGCCTTTTAACTTGGTCAACGGCGAAGGATTACAG GACTTCTTCATGAAGTATGGAGTGATAAAGGAGCTCCAACAGCTTCCTGACCGAACCACCTTGTCGAGGTCAGCGCTGGATGATGTGTACCGGGCCATGCACGGGCAGGTGAAGAAGACCGTGGCTCAGGGGCCGAGGTTCTGTGCCGTCACGTACGACCTGTGGACCGACAGCTACAGGCGGCGAGCCTACATCACATTCACTTGTCACCATGTTGACG AGAACTTCGAGCTCGTATCGTTGACTCTGAGCACGAGACACATGACCGAGAGACACACAGGCGCTGCAATCATGAACGAGTTTCAAAGGTGCATAGAAGAATTCGGCATGGAGGAAAAGCAAGTGTGTGCAGTTACTGACGCCGGTTCTAACATGAGGCGCGCAGCGAGTCTCGCGCGCACAGAACACCACTTGTGTGTATAG